The following are from one region of the Capsicum annuum cultivar UCD-10X-F1 unplaced genomic scaffold, UCD10Xv1.1 ctg38758, whole genome shotgun sequence genome:
- the LOC124891619 gene encoding serine/threonine-protein kinase CDG1-like, protein MEIAQTKSCSSTLPDKRKIEIEEVDRGVLQDGRKVAIQLMYEAGKQGEKEFKVEVELLCHLRSPYLLSLIGYCSESSHKLLVYEFMANGGLQEHLYPIKGSNIFCPKLDWKTRLKIALEAAKGLEYLHEHVHPPAIHRDLKSSNILLDKISMPKFLTLDWPSLDVIKLAGMSCYPNSLNH, encoded by the coding sequence ATGGAAATTGCTCAAACAAAGAGTTGTAGTTCAACATTACctgataaaagaaaaatagaaatagaggAGGTGGACAGAGGAGTGCTTCAAGATGGGCGGAAAGTTGCGATTCAGCTGATGTATGAAGCTGGAAAACAAGGGGAGAAAGAATTCAAAGTGGAGGTGGAGTTGCTGTGCCACTTGCGCTCACCGTATTTGCTGTCATTGATTGGCTATTGTTCAGAAAGCAGCCATAAATTGCTTGTTTATGAGTTCATGGCGAATGGTGGTTTGCAGGAGCACTTGTATCCAATCAAAGGTTCCAATATTTTTTGTCCAAAGTTGGACTGGAAGACCCGATTGAAAATAGCTTTGGAGGCTGCTAAAGGTCTGGAATATCTCCATGAGCATGTCCATCCCCCAGCTATTCATAGAGATCTCAAGAGTAGCAATATACTTTTGGACAAAATTTCCATGCCAAAGTTTCTGACTTTGGATTGGCCAAGCTTGGATGTGATAAAGCTGGCGGGCATGTCTTGTTACCCAAATAGCTTGAATCACTGA